The sequence GGAAGCCGAAGATGGCCTGCAATACTGGCTGGGGCTGAATAATTTTTACGTGATTACGCGCTATAACCGCAGCGTTTTTTATGCGATGACGGTACATCTGCTGGGTCAGGAAATTCTGCGTCGCAGAG comes from Burkholderiales bacterium and encodes:
- a CDS encoding lytic murein transglycosylase, producing the protein EAEDGLQYWLGLNNFYVITRYNRSVFYAMTVHLLGQEILRRRAESTIENDASDPQ